In Caldisericia bacterium, the sequence TGATATTGTTGTTTTTGGAGATTATTTTTTTAAAAATAAAAAAGAAAATCTTTATATTTTAAGGAATTTATTATGAAAAACGAAAAATTAATTATTGACCTGCCAAAAGAATTGGCAGAAGCAATTGAGAAAAAAGCAAAAAGAGAAAAAAAGAAAAAAGAAGATCTTATAAAAGAACTTATTGCATTTTATCTTGCACTTGAAGATAAAAAAACAAGAATTAAAAAAGAAATGATAAAAGGATATAAAGAATCTTCAGAAACTAGTTTATTTTTTTCAAGAGAGTTTTTTGAAATAGAACAAGAACTTTTTAGAGATATCTTCAAATATATAAAATAATGAAAAAGGAGCAAATTAAAAGAGGAGAGATTTATCTAGTTGACCTCTCCTCTTCTACTGGTTCAGAACAGAGTGGTTTAAGGCCTGTTTTAATAATTCAAAATGATATTGGTAATAAATATTCACCTACTGTAATAG encodes:
- a CDS encoding ribbon-helix-helix protein, CopG family; translated protein: MKNEKLIIDLPKELAEAIEKKAKREKKKKEDLIKELIAFYLALEDKKTRIKKEMIKGYKESSETSLFFSREFFEIEQELFRDIFKYIK